A genome region from Hymenobacter tibetensis includes the following:
- a CDS encoding HD domain-containing protein: MNKKKIFNDPVYGFVTIPTELLFDLIEHSYFQRLRRIQQLGLTMFVYPGALHTRFHHALGAMHLMTLALRTLKDKGIKISAKEGEAAMAAILLHDIGHGPLSHALERSIFHDVNHEQISLHLMRKLNAEFDGALDLAIDIFQGTYHRPFFHQLVSSQLDMDRLDYLNRDSFYTGVQEGRPGADRLIKMLTVVNERLVLEEKAVYSIENFLVSRRLMYWQVYLHKTVTSAEQMIIRIMQRAQDLTRAGHKVPASPALHFFLAKVVTQAEFEADDAILRRFTRLDDTDVWSAVKLWADHPDKVLSYLAQSILDRHLFKISLQTEAFDDDFQLGIVELIAERFGLAPNDAAQLMIAGRISNNAYDADGQDTIDVLTKRGRVVNVAEASDLPNIKALGQRVEKHYICYPKEIL; the protein is encoded by the coding sequence GACCTGATTGAGCATTCTTACTTTCAGCGCCTCCGCCGGATTCAGCAACTTGGCCTGACCATGTTCGTGTACCCCGGCGCGTTGCACACGCGCTTTCACCACGCCCTAGGCGCCATGCACCTCATGACGCTGGCCTTGCGTACCCTCAAAGACAAAGGCATCAAAATTTCGGCCAAGGAAGGTGAAGCCGCTATGGCTGCCATTCTGCTCCACGACATCGGCCACGGCCCTCTCTCCCACGCCTTGGAGCGCAGTATTTTTCACGATGTCAACCACGAGCAAATCAGCCTGCACTTGATGCGCAAGCTGAATGCCGAGTTTGACGGCGCCCTGGATTTGGCCATCGATATTTTCCAGGGCACTTACCACCGGCCGTTTTTCCACCAGTTGGTTAGCAGCCAGCTTGACATGGACCGGCTCGATTACCTGAACCGCGACTCCTTCTACACTGGCGTGCAGGAAGGCCGCCCCGGCGCCGACCGCCTCATCAAAATGCTGACCGTGGTAAACGAGCGGCTAGTGCTCGAGGAAAAGGCCGTGTACAGCATCGAGAATTTCCTGGTAAGCCGCCGCCTGATGTACTGGCAAGTGTATCTGCACAAGACGGTTACGAGTGCCGAGCAGATGATTATCCGCATTATGCAGCGTGCTCAGGACCTGACCCGGGCCGGCCACAAAGTACCCGCTTCGCCCGCGTTGCATTTCTTCTTGGCCAAAGTGGTAACGCAAGCGGAGTTTGAAGCCGACGATGCCATCCTACGCCGCTTCACCCGCCTCGACGACACCGACGTGTGGAGCGCCGTTAAGCTCTGGGCTGACCACCCCGACAAGGTGCTCAGCTACTTAGCCCAAAGCATCCTTGACCGTCATCTGTTTAAAATCAGCCTCCAAACCGAAGCGTTTGACGACGATTTTCAGCTTGGCATTGTGGAGTTGATTGCCGAACGCTTCGGCCTTGCTCCCAATGATGCCGCCCAACTCATGATTGCCGGCCGCATCAGCAACAACGCCTACGACGCCGACGGCCAAGACACCATTGATGTACTCACTAAGCGCGGCCGGGTGGTGAACGTAGCCGAAGCCTCCGACTTGCCCAACATCAAAGCCCTGGGGCAGCGTGTGGAAAAGCACTACATCTGCTACCCTAAAGAGATCCTCTGA